A single window of Sebastes umbrosus isolate fSebUmb1 chromosome 16, fSebUmb1.pri, whole genome shotgun sequence DNA harbors:
- the trmt61a gene encoding tRNA (adenine(58)-N(1))-methyltransferase catalytic subunit TRMT61A isoform X1 translates to MLETVIMKILTVLTMSFVEYSDFIQDGDVAIVYLGHESMMPVKVQQGAQTQTRYGVIRHSTDLIGQRYGSKVTCSKGGWLYVLHPTPELWTVTLPHRTQILYTTDIATITMLLELKPGSVVCESGTGSGSLSHAILRTIAPTGHLHTVEFHQQRAEKVEEEFKEHRVDHLVTVRNQDVCKDGFGVTAVADAVFLDIPSPWEAVKHAKASLKKQGGRVCSFSPCIEQVQKTCLALVDQGFEEISTVEVLLRVHDVRTTYFPLPDFGPDPSAQPDDAAEKTPPAQASVTMKITVPPRDIPGHTGYLTFATKPRT, encoded by the exons ATGTTAGAAACTGTGATAATGAAAAT ACTGACGGTGCTTACCATGAGTTTTGTGGAGTACTCCGACTTCATTCAGGACGGGGACGTCGCCATCGTCTACCTGGGCCATGAATCCATGATGCCAGTCAAGGTGCAGCAGGGCGCCCAAACGCAGACGCGCTACGGAGTCATCCGCCACTCCACAGACCTGATCGGTCAGCGCTATGGGTCGAAGGTCACCTGCAGCAAAGGCGGGTGGCTGTACGTGCTTCACCCCACGCCCGAGCTGTGGACGGTCACCCTGCCACACCGCACGCAGATCCTCTACACCACCGACATCGCCACCATCACCATGCTGCTGGAGCTGAAGCCAGGGTCCGTCGTCTGCGAGTCAG GGACCGGTAGCGGCTCCCTCTCCCACGCCATCCTGCGCACCATCGCCCCGACGGGTCACCTGCACACGGTGGAGTTCCACCAGCAGCGGGcggagaaggtggaggaggagttcAAGGAGCACCGCGTGGATCACCTGGTCACCGTCAGGAACCAGGACGTGTGCAAGGACGGCTTCGGGGTGACCGCGGTGGCGGACGCCGTCTTCCTGGACATCCCCAGCCCCTGGGAGGCTGTGAAACACGCCAAGGCTTCTCTCAAGAAACAAG GAGGTCGGGTGTGTTCGTTCTCTCCGTGTATCGAGCAGGTCCAGAAGACGTGCCTGGCGTTGGTGGATCAGGGTTTCGAGGAGATCAGCACCGTGGAGGTCCTGCTGAGAGTCCACGACGTGCGAACCACCTACTTTCCGCTTCCCGACTTTGGCCCCGACCCCTCCGCTCAGCCCGACGACGCCGCAGAGAAAACGCCTCCAGCCCAGGCCTCCGTCACCATGAAGATCACCGTCCCACCCAGAGACATACCAGGTCACACTGGGTACCTCACCTTTGCTACCAAACCCAGAACCTAA
- the ckba gene encoding creatine kinase, brain a isoform X5 — MSGSAMPFGNTHNETKMKYASEQEYPDLSKHNNHMARILTASMYERLRSKQTPSGFTLDDVIQTGVDNPGHPFIMTVGCVAGDEETYEVFKELLDPVIEDRHGGYKPSDKHKTDLTASNLKGGDDLDPNYVLSSRVRTGRSIRGFCLPPHCSRGERRAVEKLSIESLASLSGDLKGKYYALKNMTDAEQQQLIDDHFLFDKPVSPLLLASGMGRDWPDARGIWHNDNKTFLVWVNEEDHLRVISMQKGGNMKEVFNRFCTGLTKIENLFKESNHPFMWNEHLGYVLTCPSNLGTGLRAGVHVKLPNMSKNAKFEDVLKKLRLQKRGTGGVDTAAVGGVFDISNADRLGFSEVALVQMVVDGVKLLVEMEKKLEKGQSIDDLMPAQK; from the exons ATGTCG GGATCAGCCATGCCTTTCGGTAACACGCACAACGAGACGAAGATGAAGTACGCCTCGGAGCAGGAGTACCCGGACCTCAGCAAACACAACAATCATATGGCCCGGATCCTGACTGCTTCCATGTACGAGCGGCTGAGGAGCAAACAGACACCCAGTGGATTTACTCTGGATGATGTCATTCAGACTGGGGTTGATAACCCAG GCCACCCCTTCATCATGACTGTGGGCTGCGTCGCCGGAGACGAGGAGACATACGAGGTCTTCAAAGAGCTGCTGGACCCCGTGATCGAGGACCGTCACGGAGGATACAAACCCTCAGACAAGCACAAGACTGACCTCACCGCCAGCAACCTGAAG GGTGGCGACGACCTCGACCCCAACTACGTCCTGAGCTCCCGAGTCCGAACAGGTCGCAGCATCCGCGGCTTCTGCCTGCCGCCTCACTGCAGCCGAGGAGAGAGGCGTGCTGTGGAGAAGCTCTCCATCGAAT CTCTGGCCTCCCTGAGTGGAGACCTGAAGGGGAAATACTACGCCCTGAAGAACATGACGGAtgccgagcagcagcagctcatcgatgaccacttcctgtttgacaagccagtgtctcctctgctgctggccTCAGGGATGGGCCGCGACTGGCCCGACGCCAGGGGCATCTG GCACAACGATAACAAGACATTCCTGGTGTGGGTGAATGAGGAGGACCACCTGCGTGTCATCTCTATGCAGAAAGGCGGCAACATGAAGGAAGTGTTTAACCGCTTCTGCACCGGACTCACCAAG ATCGAGAACCTGTTCAAGGAGAGTAACCACCCATTCATGTGGAACGAGCACCTGGGCTACGTCCTCACCTGCCCATCTAACCTGGGCACCGGCCTGCGCGCTGGTGTGCACGTGAAGCTGCCCAACATGAGCAAAAATGCCAAGTTTGAGGATGTTCTCAAGAAGCTGAGGCTCCAGAAACGTGGAACTG GTGGCGTGGACACGGCCGCTGTGGGCGGAGTGTTTGACATCTCCAACGCCGACCGACTGGGCTTCTCTGAGGTGGCGCTGGTGCAGATGGTGGTTGATGGCGTCAAGCTGCTGGTGGAGATGGAGAAGAAGCTGGAGAAGGGCCAGTCCATCGACGACCTCATGCCCGCCCAGAAGTAA
- the ckba gene encoding creatine kinase, brain a isoform X1 — protein MSGSAMPFGNTHNETKMKYASEQEYPDLSKHNNHMARILTASMYERLRSKQTPSGFTLDDVIQTGVDNPGHPFIMTVGCVAGDEETYEVFKELLDPVIEDRHGGYKPSDKHKTDLTASNLKVPQPSVQVTWLTVTLNKLNMCVLLLLKGGDDLDPNYVLSSRVRTGRSIRGFCLPPHCSRGERRAVEKLSIESLASLSGDLKGKYYALKNMTDAEQQQLIDDHFLFDKPVSPLLLASGMGRDWPDARGIWHNDNKTFLVWVNEEDHLRVISMQKGGNMKEVFNRFCTGLTKIENLFKESNHPFMWNEHLGYVLTCPSNLGTGLRAGVHVKLPNMSKNAKFEDVLKKLRLQKRGTGGVDTAAVGGVFDISNADRLGFSEVALVQMVVDGVKLLVEMEKKLEKGQSIDDLMPAQK, from the exons ATGTCG GGATCAGCCATGCCTTTCGGTAACACGCACAACGAGACGAAGATGAAGTACGCCTCGGAGCAGGAGTACCCGGACCTCAGCAAACACAACAATCATATGGCCCGGATCCTGACTGCTTCCATGTACGAGCGGCTGAGGAGCAAACAGACACCCAGTGGATTTACTCTGGATGATGTCATTCAGACTGGGGTTGATAACCCAG GCCACCCCTTCATCATGACTGTGGGCTGCGTCGCCGGAGACGAGGAGACATACGAGGTCTTCAAAGAGCTGCTGGACCCCGTGATCGAGGACCGTCACGGAGGATACAAACCCTCAGACAAGCACAAGACTGACCTCACCGCCAGCAACCTGAAGGTACCGCAGCCCTCTGTTCAGGTAACATGGCTGactgtaacactgaacaaactaAACAtgtgtgtcctcctcctcctaaagGGTGGCGACGACCTCGACCCCAACTACGTCCTGAGCTCCCGAGTCCGAACAGGTCGCAGCATCCGCGGCTTCTGCCTGCCGCCTCACTGCAGCCGAGGAGAGAGGCGTGCTGTGGAGAAGCTCTCCATCGAAT CTCTGGCCTCCCTGAGTGGAGACCTGAAGGGGAAATACTACGCCCTGAAGAACATGACGGAtgccgagcagcagcagctcatcgatgaccacttcctgtttgacaagccagtgtctcctctgctgctggccTCAGGGATGGGCCGCGACTGGCCCGACGCCAGGGGCATCTG GCACAACGATAACAAGACATTCCTGGTGTGGGTGAATGAGGAGGACCACCTGCGTGTCATCTCTATGCAGAAAGGCGGCAACATGAAGGAAGTGTTTAACCGCTTCTGCACCGGACTCACCAAG ATCGAGAACCTGTTCAAGGAGAGTAACCACCCATTCATGTGGAACGAGCACCTGGGCTACGTCCTCACCTGCCCATCTAACCTGGGCACCGGCCTGCGCGCTGGTGTGCACGTGAAGCTGCCCAACATGAGCAAAAATGCCAAGTTTGAGGATGTTCTCAAGAAGCTGAGGCTCCAGAAACGTGGAACTG GTGGCGTGGACACGGCCGCTGTGGGCGGAGTGTTTGACATCTCCAACGCCGACCGACTGGGCTTCTCTGAGGTGGCGCTGGTGCAGATGGTGGTTGATGGCGTCAAGCTGCTGGTGGAGATGGAGAAGAAGCTGGAGAAGGGCCAGTCCATCGACGACCTCATGCCCGCCCAGAAGTAA
- the ckba gene encoding creatine kinase, brain a isoform X6, which produces MSLKRLSAEEEFPDLRQHNNYMAKVLTLDMYRSLAERATPNGFTIDGVIQTGVDNPGHPFIMTVGCVAGDEETYEVFKELLDPVIEDRHGGYKPSDKHKTDLTASNLKGGDDLDPNYVLSSRVRTGRSIRGFCLPPHCSRGERRAVEKLSIESLASLSGDLKGKYYALKNMTDAEQQQLIDDHFLFDKPVSPLLLASGMGRDWPDARGIWHNDNKTFLVWVNEEDHLRVISMQKGGNMKEVFNRFCTGLTKIENLFKESNHPFMWNEHLGYVLTCPSNLGTGLRAGVHVKLPNMSKNAKFEDVLKKLRLQKRGTGGVDTAAVGGVFDISNADRLGFSEVALVQMVVDGVKLLVEMEKKLEKGQSIDDLMPAQK; this is translated from the exons ATGTCG CTGAAGAGGCTGTCAGCAGAGGAGGAGTTCCCAGATCTCAGACAGCACAACAACTACATGGCCAAGGTGTTAACCCTGGACATGTACAGGAGCCTGGCAGAGCGGGCCACACCCAACGGCTTCACCATAGATGGTGTCATTCAGACAGGGGTTGATAATCCTG GCCACCCCTTCATCATGACTGTGGGCTGCGTCGCCGGAGACGAGGAGACATACGAGGTCTTCAAAGAGCTGCTGGACCCCGTGATCGAGGACCGTCACGGAGGATACAAACCCTCAGACAAGCACAAGACTGACCTCACCGCCAGCAACCTGAAG GGTGGCGACGACCTCGACCCCAACTACGTCCTGAGCTCCCGAGTCCGAACAGGTCGCAGCATCCGCGGCTTCTGCCTGCCGCCTCACTGCAGCCGAGGAGAGAGGCGTGCTGTGGAGAAGCTCTCCATCGAAT CTCTGGCCTCCCTGAGTGGAGACCTGAAGGGGAAATACTACGCCCTGAAGAACATGACGGAtgccgagcagcagcagctcatcgatgaccacttcctgtttgacaagccagtgtctcctctgctgctggccTCAGGGATGGGCCGCGACTGGCCCGACGCCAGGGGCATCTG GCACAACGATAACAAGACATTCCTGGTGTGGGTGAATGAGGAGGACCACCTGCGTGTCATCTCTATGCAGAAAGGCGGCAACATGAAGGAAGTGTTTAACCGCTTCTGCACCGGACTCACCAAG ATCGAGAACCTGTTCAAGGAGAGTAACCACCCATTCATGTGGAACGAGCACCTGGGCTACGTCCTCACCTGCCCATCTAACCTGGGCACCGGCCTGCGCGCTGGTGTGCACGTGAAGCTGCCCAACATGAGCAAAAATGCCAAGTTTGAGGATGTTCTCAAGAAGCTGAGGCTCCAGAAACGTGGAACTG GTGGCGTGGACACGGCCGCTGTGGGCGGAGTGTTTGACATCTCCAACGCCGACCGACTGGGCTTCTCTGAGGTGGCGCTGGTGCAGATGGTGGTTGATGGCGTCAAGCTGCTGGTGGAGATGGAGAAGAAGCTGGAGAAGGGCCAGTCCATCGACGACCTCATGCCCGCCCAGAAGTAA
- the ckba gene encoding creatine kinase, brain a isoform X7, with translation MAKVLTLDMYRSLAERATPNGFTIDGVIQTGVDNPGHPFIMTVGCVAGDEETYEVFKELLDPVIEDRHGGYKPSDKHKTDLTASNLKGGDDLDPNYVLSSRVRTGRSIRGFCLPPHCSRGERRAVEKLSIESLASLSGDLKGKYYALKNMTDAEQQQLIDDHFLFDKPVSPLLLASGMGRDWPDARGIWHNDNKTFLVWVNEEDHLRVISMQKGGNMKEVFNRFCTGLTKIENLFKESNHPFMWNEHLGYVLTCPSNLGTGLRAGVHVKLPNMSKNAKFEDVLKKLRLQKRGTGGVDTAAVGGVFDISNADRLGFSEVALVQMVVDGVKLLVEMEKKLEKGQSIDDLMPAQK, from the exons ATGGCCAAGGTGTTAACCCTGGACATGTACAGGAGCCTGGCAGAGCGGGCCACACCCAACGGCTTCACCATAGATGGTGTCATTCAGACAGGGGTTGATAATCCTG GCCACCCCTTCATCATGACTGTGGGCTGCGTCGCCGGAGACGAGGAGACATACGAGGTCTTCAAAGAGCTGCTGGACCCCGTGATCGAGGACCGTCACGGAGGATACAAACCCTCAGACAAGCACAAGACTGACCTCACCGCCAGCAACCTGAAG GGTGGCGACGACCTCGACCCCAACTACGTCCTGAGCTCCCGAGTCCGAACAGGTCGCAGCATCCGCGGCTTCTGCCTGCCGCCTCACTGCAGCCGAGGAGAGAGGCGTGCTGTGGAGAAGCTCTCCATCGAAT CTCTGGCCTCCCTGAGTGGAGACCTGAAGGGGAAATACTACGCCCTGAAGAACATGACGGAtgccgagcagcagcagctcatcgatgaccacttcctgtttgacaagccagtgtctcctctgctgctggccTCAGGGATGGGCCGCGACTGGCCCGACGCCAGGGGCATCTG GCACAACGATAACAAGACATTCCTGGTGTGGGTGAATGAGGAGGACCACCTGCGTGTCATCTCTATGCAGAAAGGCGGCAACATGAAGGAAGTGTTTAACCGCTTCTGCACCGGACTCACCAAG ATCGAGAACCTGTTCAAGGAGAGTAACCACCCATTCATGTGGAACGAGCACCTGGGCTACGTCCTCACCTGCCCATCTAACCTGGGCACCGGCCTGCGCGCTGGTGTGCACGTGAAGCTGCCCAACATGAGCAAAAATGCCAAGTTTGAGGATGTTCTCAAGAAGCTGAGGCTCCAGAAACGTGGAACTG GTGGCGTGGACACGGCCGCTGTGGGCGGAGTGTTTGACATCTCCAACGCCGACCGACTGGGCTTCTCTGAGGTGGCGCTGGTGCAGATGGTGGTTGATGGCGTCAAGCTGCTGGTGGAGATGGAGAAGAAGCTGGAGAAGGGCCAGTCCATCGACGACCTCATGCCCGCCCAGAAGTAA
- the trmt61a gene encoding tRNA (adenine(58)-N(1))-methyltransferase catalytic subunit TRMT61A isoform X2: MSFVEYSDFIQDGDVAIVYLGHESMMPVKVQQGAQTQTRYGVIRHSTDLIGQRYGSKVTCSKGGWLYVLHPTPELWTVTLPHRTQILYTTDIATITMLLELKPGSVVCESGTGSGSLSHAILRTIAPTGHLHTVEFHQQRAEKVEEEFKEHRVDHLVTVRNQDVCKDGFGVTAVADAVFLDIPSPWEAVKHAKASLKKQGGRVCSFSPCIEQVQKTCLALVDQGFEEISTVEVLLRVHDVRTTYFPLPDFGPDPSAQPDDAAEKTPPAQASVTMKITVPPRDIPGHTGYLTFATKPRT; encoded by the exons ATGAGTTTTGTGGAGTACTCCGACTTCATTCAGGACGGGGACGTCGCCATCGTCTACCTGGGCCATGAATCCATGATGCCAGTCAAGGTGCAGCAGGGCGCCCAAACGCAGACGCGCTACGGAGTCATCCGCCACTCCACAGACCTGATCGGTCAGCGCTATGGGTCGAAGGTCACCTGCAGCAAAGGCGGGTGGCTGTACGTGCTTCACCCCACGCCCGAGCTGTGGACGGTCACCCTGCCACACCGCACGCAGATCCTCTACACCACCGACATCGCCACCATCACCATGCTGCTGGAGCTGAAGCCAGGGTCCGTCGTCTGCGAGTCAG GGACCGGTAGCGGCTCCCTCTCCCACGCCATCCTGCGCACCATCGCCCCGACGGGTCACCTGCACACGGTGGAGTTCCACCAGCAGCGGGcggagaaggtggaggaggagttcAAGGAGCACCGCGTGGATCACCTGGTCACCGTCAGGAACCAGGACGTGTGCAAGGACGGCTTCGGGGTGACCGCGGTGGCGGACGCCGTCTTCCTGGACATCCCCAGCCCCTGGGAGGCTGTGAAACACGCCAAGGCTTCTCTCAAGAAACAAG GAGGTCGGGTGTGTTCGTTCTCTCCGTGTATCGAGCAGGTCCAGAAGACGTGCCTGGCGTTGGTGGATCAGGGTTTCGAGGAGATCAGCACCGTGGAGGTCCTGCTGAGAGTCCACGACGTGCGAACCACCTACTTTCCGCTTCCCGACTTTGGCCCCGACCCCTCCGCTCAGCCCGACGACGCCGCAGAGAAAACGCCTCCAGCCCAGGCCTCCGTCACCATGAAGATCACCGTCCCACCCAGAGACATACCAGGTCACACTGGGTACCTCACCTTTGCTACCAAACCCAGAACCTAA
- the ckba gene encoding creatine kinase, brain a isoform X2 — translation MPFGNTHNETKMKYASEQEYPDLSKHNNHMARILTASMYERLRSKQTPSGFTLDDVIQTGVDNPGHPFIMTVGCVAGDEETYEVFKELLDPVIEDRHGGYKPSDKHKTDLTASNLKVPQPSVQVTWLTVTLNKLNMCVLLLLKGGDDLDPNYVLSSRVRTGRSIRGFCLPPHCSRGERRAVEKLSIESLASLSGDLKGKYYALKNMTDAEQQQLIDDHFLFDKPVSPLLLASGMGRDWPDARGIWHNDNKTFLVWVNEEDHLRVISMQKGGNMKEVFNRFCTGLTKIENLFKESNHPFMWNEHLGYVLTCPSNLGTGLRAGVHVKLPNMSKNAKFEDVLKKLRLQKRGTGGVDTAAVGGVFDISNADRLGFSEVALVQMVVDGVKLLVEMEKKLEKGQSIDDLMPAQK, via the exons ATGCCTTTCGGTAACACGCACAACGAGACGAAGATGAAGTACGCCTCGGAGCAGGAGTACCCGGACCTCAGCAAACACAACAATCATATGGCCCGGATCCTGACTGCTTCCATGTACGAGCGGCTGAGGAGCAAACAGACACCCAGTGGATTTACTCTGGATGATGTCATTCAGACTGGGGTTGATAACCCAG GCCACCCCTTCATCATGACTGTGGGCTGCGTCGCCGGAGACGAGGAGACATACGAGGTCTTCAAAGAGCTGCTGGACCCCGTGATCGAGGACCGTCACGGAGGATACAAACCCTCAGACAAGCACAAGACTGACCTCACCGCCAGCAACCTGAAGGTACCGCAGCCCTCTGTTCAGGTAACATGGCTGactgtaacactgaacaaactaAACAtgtgtgtcctcctcctcctaaagGGTGGCGACGACCTCGACCCCAACTACGTCCTGAGCTCCCGAGTCCGAACAGGTCGCAGCATCCGCGGCTTCTGCCTGCCGCCTCACTGCAGCCGAGGAGAGAGGCGTGCTGTGGAGAAGCTCTCCATCGAAT CTCTGGCCTCCCTGAGTGGAGACCTGAAGGGGAAATACTACGCCCTGAAGAACATGACGGAtgccgagcagcagcagctcatcgatgaccacttcctgtttgacaagccagtgtctcctctgctgctggccTCAGGGATGGGCCGCGACTGGCCCGACGCCAGGGGCATCTG GCACAACGATAACAAGACATTCCTGGTGTGGGTGAATGAGGAGGACCACCTGCGTGTCATCTCTATGCAGAAAGGCGGCAACATGAAGGAAGTGTTTAACCGCTTCTGCACCGGACTCACCAAG ATCGAGAACCTGTTCAAGGAGAGTAACCACCCATTCATGTGGAACGAGCACCTGGGCTACGTCCTCACCTGCCCATCTAACCTGGGCACCGGCCTGCGCGCTGGTGTGCACGTGAAGCTGCCCAACATGAGCAAAAATGCCAAGTTTGAGGATGTTCTCAAGAAGCTGAGGCTCCAGAAACGTGGAACTG GTGGCGTGGACACGGCCGCTGTGGGCGGAGTGTTTGACATCTCCAACGCCGACCGACTGGGCTTCTCTGAGGTGGCGCTGGTGCAGATGGTGGTTGATGGCGTCAAGCTGCTGGTGGAGATGGAGAAGAAGCTGGAGAAGGGCCAGTCCATCGACGACCTCATGCCCGCCCAGAAGTAA
- the ckba gene encoding creatine kinase, brain a isoform X4, which yields MSANVAKICEKMSRLKLKRLSAEEEFPDLRQHNNYMAKVLTLDMYRSLAERATPNGFTIDGVIQTGVDNPGHPFIMTVGCVAGDEETYEVFKELLDPVIEDRHGGYKPSDKHKTDLTASNLKGGDDLDPNYVLSSRVRTGRSIRGFCLPPHCSRGERRAVEKLSIESLASLSGDLKGKYYALKNMTDAEQQQLIDDHFLFDKPVSPLLLASGMGRDWPDARGIWHNDNKTFLVWVNEEDHLRVISMQKGGNMKEVFNRFCTGLTKIENLFKESNHPFMWNEHLGYVLTCPSNLGTGLRAGVHVKLPNMSKNAKFEDVLKKLRLQKRGTGGVDTAAVGGVFDISNADRLGFSEVALVQMVVDGVKLLVEMEKKLEKGQSIDDLMPAQK from the exons ATGTCGGCCAACGTCGCGAAAAT TTGTGAGAAAATGTCCCGTCTGAAGCTGAAGAGGCTGTCAGCAGAGGAGGAGTTCCCAGATCTCAGACAGCACAACAACTACATGGCCAAGGTGTTAACCCTGGACATGTACAGGAGCCTGGCAGAGCGGGCCACACCCAACGGCTTCACCATAGATGGTGTCATTCAGACAGGGGTTGATAATCCTG GCCACCCCTTCATCATGACTGTGGGCTGCGTCGCCGGAGACGAGGAGACATACGAGGTCTTCAAAGAGCTGCTGGACCCCGTGATCGAGGACCGTCACGGAGGATACAAACCCTCAGACAAGCACAAGACTGACCTCACCGCCAGCAACCTGAAG GGTGGCGACGACCTCGACCCCAACTACGTCCTGAGCTCCCGAGTCCGAACAGGTCGCAGCATCCGCGGCTTCTGCCTGCCGCCTCACTGCAGCCGAGGAGAGAGGCGTGCTGTGGAGAAGCTCTCCATCGAAT CTCTGGCCTCCCTGAGTGGAGACCTGAAGGGGAAATACTACGCCCTGAAGAACATGACGGAtgccgagcagcagcagctcatcgatgaccacttcctgtttgacaagccagtgtctcctctgctgctggccTCAGGGATGGGCCGCGACTGGCCCGACGCCAGGGGCATCTG GCACAACGATAACAAGACATTCCTGGTGTGGGTGAATGAGGAGGACCACCTGCGTGTCATCTCTATGCAGAAAGGCGGCAACATGAAGGAAGTGTTTAACCGCTTCTGCACCGGACTCACCAAG ATCGAGAACCTGTTCAAGGAGAGTAACCACCCATTCATGTGGAACGAGCACCTGGGCTACGTCCTCACCTGCCCATCTAACCTGGGCACCGGCCTGCGCGCTGGTGTGCACGTGAAGCTGCCCAACATGAGCAAAAATGCCAAGTTTGAGGATGTTCTCAAGAAGCTGAGGCTCCAGAAACGTGGAACTG GTGGCGTGGACACGGCCGCTGTGGGCGGAGTGTTTGACATCTCCAACGCCGACCGACTGGGCTTCTCTGAGGTGGCGCTGGTGCAGATGGTGGTTGATGGCGTCAAGCTGCTGGTGGAGATGGAGAAGAAGCTGGAGAAGGGCCAGTCCATCGACGACCTCATGCCCGCCCAGAAGTAA